aataaaggcTCAGTTGCCAACATGAAtagcttgctttctttccagGAGAAATACAAGATGGAAAGAGTTATAGGAACCAGAAGTCCCGCCTTCCAGTTCTCTTCTATCAAGAGCAAATGATATTTCTGCTGAGGCAGTGTCTTTTGAGTAGTTTAGCGGGTGTAGGTTGCCACACATTTATATCACAGGAAAGGAGTGAGTCCATCAGGCCACTGAGCTTATAAGTACAAACCTGGCAGCCAGCCAccaaaatagaaatactaaatGGACTAAAGGAAATGTTCATTCTGTTGTTCAGAATTGGACACATCCCAGGAAGGTAAATTCAATCTTTTTGAGGACTGAGGGTTGAATGGAATACGCATTTGTTTATCTCCTTTGTGATCTTTTTGTCTTCCTGGTGATGCATTATGTATTTGTGATACGAAGCATTTCAGCTGTCCTGCTCAATGGCATTGCATGAGCCGATTGTTCAGCCCCCAGATTGCCATCGTTAAGCAGCTCCGGCTTCAGCTCTGTCCAATCTGGGACCTGTTAGGGAGAGAAGTGGAACCAAAGAGGCCAGATTCCAACAGCAACAAAGCTGGGGTGGAATTAGGGGGAACTCGTTCCAGAGCCCAGTGAGTTGAGCTCTCTACTTCttaatctttatcttttaaaatatctgaaggaATTCTGGTACTTCTTggcatattaagaaaaaaaaaaaaattaaagccgcctgtggaaaaagaaaggaagattacCCCCATAACAGGCAATACAGAAAACCATAGTTTATGAGACACATGCTGTGTATTTCATGGATGTGAAAATGTTGTTTTATTAAAGAGGGAGATCTATAGTACATATTTTCACCTAACTATCACATCTTAAGTAATCAGCTCAGGCTCCTATGATGAAATCTTTAATTACCAGAAGTGTGTCATTAGTTAGATGTGGAATGAATGATGGTACCGTGTTTTATTGCCTCACATGATTTAGCCATTTGTGCCATAAATTCATTGACCTCATCTTAAATGATGTCTCCTGTAAGACAGACTTGATTCATTATTTCTTAAGTGACgggtttttttctctctaataatTTTTTGCTTCATCAGAAAGattgcttttctgtgtttttaggGCAGTGTTCTGAACTGAAATATAATAAggcaagaacacacacacatccacactcACATTACCCAAAATGAGGCAGTCACAAACTTTCACACTATTACCTAAACGCTTTAGAATGTTGCAGAAAATGAAGCTGTAAACATTAGGCCTTTGCTTTAACCAGAAAGTTTGGTGCAATAGAATTTTGCTTTAAAACTTTGatgtctgaaattctttttatgtGGAAATAGATGAAATGTGGTGGAGAATTCTCATTTGATAATTGGGATGGATCTGTGAGCATTCCTTATTCATCACTGAATTATTAAAAGTGAAGGAAGGGAGAACATTTAAGttatatttagattattttttgtgactccacttgaaaatatttatttagcttgaggaaacagaggaatcCTCTGGAGGCAAATAATTCAATCTGGcaatttaaaaaccaattaaGGATTTCAGAAAACTCTTTCCCCTTATGGTTAAAAAATAAGATCCAAAAGAAATATGCCAGAAAATTtggcatattattttaattagtttaattcattgataatatttttttttagttcatgaTTAAAGAAGCTATATTTGATCTTTTCCTTCAAGCTTACAAATTTACATTTTAGGCTTTCTATGGGTTCTAATAGTGAAACAAGTGGGTGGCTTTATTTCGTTTAGGGATTTAAATGTCACATCATTACATATTAACTTTGTAAAAAtgatcaggtttttaaaataataacttactTGCCTCAAGGTTTAACTACTAGTTTATTTAACCATTATCTAGATAAGAATTTTCAAGGTTTGCTGGGTTTTGTGTGATTCTTTTCATCAGAGGCAATTCTGCACTCACCTGTAAACTTGCAGATTTCTCacctatgatttaaaaaaaaaattcctataattCTAGAGAAACCTGAAAATACTATACTGAAATGCAGAAGTATATTAGTATTGAAATTATTCTTCTTACAACAAGGATTTTTGAAAGGGTACTTTGATATAAGACTACACAGAAAACGAATGTGTGCCATTAAGTGTACGTTACTCAGTCTCACGCCTTGCAGTATATTACCTGCAAATAtcagtggggggaaaaatgagaaggaagagaTTGGATTTACACATACAGACCCACATCTGCCACAAGTCCATACACCCTCAGTCACATACGAGCATGCCACCACTGTTTACAGTCAAGGAAAGCTGAGAGTTAAATGAGATAAGTAATCAAATGCCCAGCATATGTTGTTTTTGCATTGTTGATGCGACCAATTGTGATTAAAAGTTATCATCTTTTAATGCTATCCGTTTaccatggttaaaaaaaaaaggcaacagcaCTGTACCAACAACAGAACAACAGGCACCCTCCTCAACAAAAACAAGTTTCCGTTTAGAGCAATATTGGAAACAATGCTTTATGGAGGAGAGCCTTGAATTCAGTGAACTCACCATTGCACAGCATTTCCCAATTCTTCCTCCACCGCTGTATGGATTGAGTGCtaagaatatgattttaaaaagaaagaaagaaagaaagaaatttagatagaaaaagaaaaaaagaaaaagaaaaaaatgtgtgtgtaattTCCAGTCAAAAAAGTAAGGCACTGAAAGAACTACTGAAAATTTTGAcatctgtttatctgtttatAGCTATGGCAAGATTACTCATATTAATTCTTGTTTAAAATGCCATATGAAGGAAAGACATTTGTGCAAACAAGAGTCATATTTGAATTGTAGATCATGTCTTCACCATCTGTGAGAGCTGATGGTGTTGCAAAATTAATGTGTTAATGAAATCACAATAATTTCTCCAAAGTAATGGGTTCTGAAGCCGAGAATGACTATTTTTTGAACTTTGATGTCTAGTGATTTCCAATTGGGAAAAGCTCTCAGCCTTTAATTAGTTCTGCAGcccaactttaaaataaatttggtgATATCTTTCTTTTGCCAGGAGTAGatttgaaggggaggggaggaagccatAACAACTTTTGGAAAACGTTCTCTGGTGTTTGAAAAGTTGTTAAATAAGACTGCCTGCCAAGAAATGTCACCAAAAATTCTGACTACTGAGAGCGAGTGGGCAAACAGCTCAAAAAATAATTCTAGCTTGCTGCAACATCACAGGTTGGGAATAGCTAAACCTCACACAGACTTCATGACTAATTCCAAGTTTCCCTTTGGAAGCCAGACATAATGATGTTCCGCGCTTTGTGTTATTGGTTAACACAGCACAACCTTTCCAACTGCATTATTGAACACAGTCAATAGTGTAAAGTACTTTGCGTGAGGAGAATTTTATGGGGCTCTGTTTCAAAGGCCGCCGAACTTCTGGAGAATCCTTTTCTCCACAGGCATTACATTTACATTTCCAACGAGCCTCCTGGACAGGTGAAAATATGTGGGCAGGGGGATGTACGCCTTTCGTCAGACCCCCCCTTTATGTTGAGCTTCAAGGGCACAACAGGGTTTGGGGTTGTTGTTGAattgtttttcctggaaaatgGTGATAATTGCTATTCCCAAGAGTTACTATTTAAAAAGCACGTCTGACTTCCAAGGAGAAATCATTTGACAAACATTTAAGAATGTTACCTTTCAGAAAGAAACCCTTCCGCCTGTTCGAAAAATGGTGATAAAGTTTGAAAGAACCTCTATGTGAAACACGAAACACGATCTGCCAGAGGAAATTGcttatcttgttttctttttattgctgtgttgTAGGTATGTGACTGGTGTAAGCACATAAGACACACAAAAGAATACCTGGATTTTGGGGACGGGGAACGAAGGCTTCAGTTCTGCAGTGCAAAATGTCTCAATCAATACAAAATGGACATTTTCTACAAAGAGACACAGGCCAATCTTCCAGCTGGGTTGTGCGGCACACTACACCCTCCcatggaaaataaagcagaaggcACCGGGGTGCAGCTGCTCACTCCAGACTCTTGGAATATCCCTCTAACAGATGCTCGGAGGAAGGCCCCCTCCCCGGTGGCTGCAGCTGGCCAAAGCCAGGGCCCTGGCCCATCGTCGTCCACCACCGTCTCTCCATCTGACACTGCCAACTGCTCTGTCACTAAAATCCCCACACCAGTGCCCAAGTCCATGCCCATCAGCGAGACGCCAAACATCCCTCCTGTCTCTGTCCAGCCACCTGCTAGCATCGGGCCTCCCCTCGGTGTCCCGCCTCGCAGCCCTCCCATGGTGATGACCAACCGCGGCCCGGTGCCGCTGCCCATCTTCATGGAACAACAGATCATGCAGCAGATCCGCCCGCCCTTTATTCGCGGGCCGCCGCACCACGCCTCCAACCCCAACAGTCCCCTGTCCAACCCCATGCTCCCTGGCATCGGGCCCCCACCCGGCGGCCCCAGAAACCTGGGCCCCACTTCCAGTCCCATGCACCGGCCCATGCTGTCGCCCCACATCCATCCCCCCAGCACCCCGACCATGCCTGGGAACCCCCCGGGCCTGctgcccccaccgcccccggGCGCGCCCTTGCCCAGTCTCCCCTTCCCGCCGGTGAGCATGATGCCAAATGGCCCCATGCCCGTGCCCCAGATGATGAATTTCGGGCTGCCATCGCTCGCCCCGCTGGTGCCGCCCCCCACCTTGCTCGTGCCATACCCCGTGATCGTGCCCCTGCCCGTGCCCATCCCCATCCCTATTCCCATCCCTCACGTCAATGATTCCAAGCCCCCCAACGGATTCTCCAGCAACGGGGAGAACTTCATTCCGAGCGCCCCTGGCGACTCTTCAGCGTCTGGAGGCAAGCCAGGCGGACACTCCCTGTCCCCCAGGGACTCCAAGCAGGGCTCGTCCAAGTCTGCGGACTCGCCGCCCGGCTGCTCGGGCCAAGCCCTGAGCCTAGCGCCCGCGCCCGCGGAGCACGGCCGGGGCGAGGTGGTGGACCTGACGCGGCGCGCAGGCACCCCGCCGGGCGCGGGCGGCCAGCTCGGCTTCCCCGGCGTGCTGCAGGGCCCGCAGGACGGCGTCATCGACCTGACCGTGGGCCACCGGGCCCGGCTGCACAACGTGATCCACCGCGCGCTGCACGCGCACGTCAAGGCGGAGCGCGAGCCGGGCGCCGCGGAGCGCAGGACCTGCGGCGGCTGCAGGGACGGCCACTGCAGCCCGCCAGCCGCCGGCGACCCGGGTCCGGGCGCCCCCGCGGGCCCCGAGGCCGCCGCGGCCTGCAACGTCATCGTGAATGGCACGCGcggcgccgccgccgcggccgagGGCGCCAAGGGCGCGGAGCCGCCGCCGGAGcagcccccgccgccgccgccgcccttgCCCCCCAAGAAGCTGCTGTCGCCCGAGGAGCCGGCGGTGAGCGAGCTGGAGTCGGTCAAGGAGAACAACTGTGCTTCCAACTGTCACCTGGACGGGGAGGCGGCCAAAAAGCTGATGGGGGAGGAAGCCCTGGCGGGGGGCGACAAGTCAGACCCGAACCTTAATAACCCCGCGGACGAGGACCACGCGTACGCTCTGCGGATGCTGCCCAAGACGGGCTGCGTGATCCAGCCTGTGCCAAAACCCGCGGAGAAGACTGCCATGGCGCCGTGCATCATCTCCTCGCCCATGCTCAGCGCCGGGCCGGAGGACCTGGAGCCTCCGCTCAAAAGGAGGTGCCTCCGAATTAGAAATCAGAATAAGTAAAAGGTTTGTATGTCCATCGGGGCTCTCCTTCGCACGAGCCCGTGCACCTCTCCCTACTCCTTACGAGGCGGAGGCGCGAGAGCGCTCCCGGGATGTTCGTGTTTTTACCGTGCGTGTTTTAGAGCTCACCTAGTGCGGTCACACGCTGTCACCATTTTGATCCaacatcattcccattttacagccGAGGAAACTTCATCACAGCAGGTACATGCCGTGCCCAAGGTGACTGACTTAATGGTGAAGCCCCGTCTTGCGCCTGACT
The sequence above is drawn from the Mustela nigripes isolate SB6536 chromosome 5, MUSNIG.SB6536, whole genome shotgun sequence genome and encodes:
- the SOBP gene encoding sine oculis-binding protein homolog isoform X2: MAEMEKEGRPPENKRSRKPAHPVKREINEEMKNFAENTMNELLGWYGYDKVELKDGEDIEFRSYPTDGESRQHISVLKENSLPKPKLPEDSVISPYNISTGYSGLATGNGLSDSPAGSKDHGNVPIIVPLIPPPFIKPPAEDDVSNVQIMCAWCQKVGIKRYSLSMGSEVKSFCSEKCFAACRRAYFKRNKVCDWCKHIRHTKEYLDFGDGERRLQFCSAKCLNQYKMDIFYKETQANLPAGLCGTLHPPMENKAEGTGVQLLTPDSWNIPLTDARRKAPSPVAAAGQSQGPGPSSSTTVSPSDTANCSVTKIPTPVPKSMPISETPNIPPVSVQPPASIGPPLGVPPRSPPMVMTNRGPVPLPIFMEQQIMQQIRPPFIRGPPHHASNPNSPLSNPMLPGIGPPPGGPRNLGPTSSPMHRPMLSPHIHPPSTPTMPGNPPGLLPPPPPGAPLPSLPFPPVSMMPNGPMPVPQMMNFGLPSLAPLVPPPTLLVPYPVIVPLPVPIPIPIPIPHVNDSKPPNGFSSNGENFIPSAPGDSSASGGKPGGHSLSPRDSKQGSSKSADSPPGCSGQALSLAPAPAEHGRGEVVDLTRRAGTPPGAGGQLGFPGVLQGPQDGVIDLTVGHRARLHNVIHRALHAHVKAEREPGAAERRTCGGCRDGHCSPPAAGDPGPGAPAGPEAAAACNVIVNGTRGAAAAAEGAKGAEPPPEQPPPPPPPLPPKKLLSPEEPAVSELESVKENNCASNCHLDGEAAKKLMGEEALAGGDKSDPNLNNPADEDHAYALRMLPKTGCVIQPVPKPAEKTAMAPCIISSPMLSAGPEDLEPPLKRRCLRIRNQNK
- the SOBP gene encoding sine oculis-binding protein homolog isoform X1, which codes for MAEMEKEGRPPENKRSRKPAHPVKREINEEMKNFAENTMNELLGWYGYDKVELKDGEDIEFRSYPTDGESRQHISVLKENSLPKPKLPEDSVISPYNISTGYSGLATGNGLSDSPAGSKDHGNVPIIVPLIPPPFIKPPAEDDVSNVQIMCAWCQKVGIKRYSLSMGSEVKSFCSEKCFAACRRAYFKRNKARDEDGHAENFPQQHYAKETPRLAFKNNSELLVCDWCKHIRHTKEYLDFGDGERRLQFCSAKCLNQYKMDIFYKETQANLPAGLCGTLHPPMENKAEGTGVQLLTPDSWNIPLTDARRKAPSPVAAAGQSQGPGPSSSTTVSPSDTANCSVTKIPTPVPKSMPISETPNIPPVSVQPPASIGPPLGVPPRSPPMVMTNRGPVPLPIFMEQQIMQQIRPPFIRGPPHHASNPNSPLSNPMLPGIGPPPGGPRNLGPTSSPMHRPMLSPHIHPPSTPTMPGNPPGLLPPPPPGAPLPSLPFPPVSMMPNGPMPVPQMMNFGLPSLAPLVPPPTLLVPYPVIVPLPVPIPIPIPIPHVNDSKPPNGFSSNGENFIPSAPGDSSASGGKPGGHSLSPRDSKQGSSKSADSPPGCSGQALSLAPAPAEHGRGEVVDLTRRAGTPPGAGGQLGFPGVLQGPQDGVIDLTVGHRARLHNVIHRALHAHVKAEREPGAAERRTCGGCRDGHCSPPAAGDPGPGAPAGPEAAAACNVIVNGTRGAAAAAEGAKGAEPPPEQPPPPPPPLPPKKLLSPEEPAVSELESVKENNCASNCHLDGEAAKKLMGEEALAGGDKSDPNLNNPADEDHAYALRMLPKTGCVIQPVPKPAEKTAMAPCIISSPMLSAGPEDLEPPLKRRCLRIRNQNK